A region of the Primulina eburnea isolate SZY01 chromosome 7, ASM2296580v1, whole genome shotgun sequence genome:
CATTTCCCTTTGTCTTCCTGTTATTATTTGATGACAATGTATAAATTTaagtaattaaaattaaatctaaagtaaattaaaaaaatatttagtttgattgagttaaatacactattaatgatcttattaaactaagaaaaaaaatgaattaaataacaccattaacatgaaaaattgtaaaacaacggctattgaatttaaaagtttagtaattagtaaataaataataaggataatgattaaaattttagtaattagtaaataaataataaggataaggacaaaagagtaaatgcataattgtaattaatagataataataaggataaggacaatagagtaaattcacaattcaattggtatatttatatagatatagatatatatatatatatatatagtttttatatcctgcacacctaccgtgtacatctatgtgagcaccgatgaaaTGTCACTCACTCATTGAATGGTTGTGTTCCAGCTCACTCAAGAATGGCGTCAACTATAAGTTTGATCAAATCACATTTAATTTGGGCTGGGTGAAGAAAAGTTTGCAATCAGTGGAGGATatcttatttaaataaaaaaaataaaaataaaattctatacTTGGtcaatatttttcttaattggACACACTCTGAAGTTGAGAATTGGTAAAAAATGAAGTAGAAGACCTATAGTCCTGGTGAACAAATTCAAACTTGAAAAATACTTTTCTGATTCGAGAGAAATGAGGGACAAAGTGATTAATCAGGAAAGATTTCTTATTCTTATTATAGGATCATGGCTGGATATACGTGTGTTTgatgaataaaataataaaaattaaaaaatgtttAATTGAAATTCGAAAGCCGACTAAATTGATCTTAATTAGAATGGAAGAAAGGAGTTAATTTGTGTATCCGATAAATTCGAAAGAATTGAATGAAGTGATGTATGATAGAGAAATGGAAATCTAATGATTAACAGTAAAAGTGACTTATTTATCGACATTTTCAAAGAAAACAATCTCAATTTTGAATAGATCTTTTGTCATAAAATCTCATAAATCTTTATCTGAGACAgtaactctaccgatattcacaataaaaaataatattcttagcataaaaagtaatactttttcatggattacccaaataatatatatctcacaaaatacaacccatgaaaccgtctcacacatatttttactTATGCACTTTTTAACTTGTAAACAAAGTGCGAGACGGAACTGAAGTCATGAAAAGTGACTCCTATGAATTCaagtaaatattattataattataaattgaGAAAAAGTCATATTTCGTTTTAAATTATTCAACACTTGAGTTGTGTTCTCACCTATCGGCCATGTGCAATGGTTCTCATACCAATAAAAAAAACCAGAAACCGAGCATCGATTACTCATTCAAATCTCCTGGTGTTCCTCTTTGATCaatgcatatatatatttttcttcaCTGATTTTTGGTCCAAAAGCCTCCAAAGATACGATCATGTCTCCACATTGGATTGTATTTTTGACCATACTGGCTTGCTGCTATCCTGCCTGTGTAATCTCTCAGCCATATGATTACCCAACTGCAAACCTCTCCACAAGATGGATCAACAGTGTCACTGCAAATCATTCGGTCAACTTTACAGATTTTTCGACGGTTCGAGCCATACTTCTCAGAGGAACTTTTGGTCCAAGATATGCTTGTGGGTTCTATTGTAATGGGAATTGTGACACATACCTGTTTGCCATTTTTATTGTCCAAACCAACAGTGGTGGAGGCATCACTTCTCCTGCAATCGGATTCCCGCAGGTCGTGTGGTCTGCTAATCGGGACAATCCCGTTCCAATTAATTCGACTTTGGAGCTCACGGCAGAAGGTGATTTGGAGCTCAGAGATGCCGATGGGTTATTGGTGTGGTCTACAAACACCGCCGGTTTGTCAGTTGCAGGCATGAACATGACAGAAATTGGAAATCTTGTTCTCTTTGATTCCAAAAATGCGGTGATTTGGCAATCTTTTGATCATCCGACGGATGCTTTGGTTCCGGGGCAGATCTTGATATCAGGTAAAAGTCTCACCGCTAGTGTTTCTTCAACTAATTGGACAGAAGGGGGTCTGTTCAATTTATCGATGACTCCACAGGGCTTGATAGCTTCGATAGAGTCGAATCCTCCACAGGTGTACTATGAAAACTTGGATGTTGGCACTAAGCAAAACAAAGAAGCCAGTTATGTTAAATTTCAAAATGGGAGTCTGCAGTTATATATAAACTCCGTCGAACCAAGCGATCCCGATATTTCAGTAACGGTTCCTGTGGCTAAATCAGCACAGTATATGAAATTGGGGCCTGATGGGCATCTTAGAGTTTATGAGTGGGGAACAGGATGGAATGAGGTGTCTGATATCTTTACAGGTTATCTTGGTGAGTGCAATTATCCAATGGTTTGTGGGAAATATGGAATTTGCTCGAATAGCCAATGTAGTTGCCCCAGAACAAGCTCGAATTCGGGATCTTTTAGGCAGGTAAATGACAGGCAGCCCGATCTTGGTTGTTCTGAAGTAACTCCCCTGACTTGTGATGCTTCAAGAACTCAGAGTTTCTTGGACCTCGAGGATGTAACATATTTCACCTTTATCACAGACATGGAGAATACTAATATGGATAATTGTAAACAGGCATGCTTGAAAAATTGTTCCTGCAAAGCTGCTATATTTCAATATGGCTCAGATTCTTCCAACGGGAATTGCTATTTGCCATCCCAAATCTTCTCATTGATGAATAACGAAAAGGACAAGACCCACTACAATTCTTCGGTATCTGTCAAAATCCAAGTTGCTCAGACTGCGGGATCCCCTGCCTCAGAAACAGAATCGCCGGTTAATGTAGAGGGAAAGAAAAGCCTTTTAGGGCCAATCTTAGGATCCACCTCGGGAGGATTTGTTTTAGCCGTTGCTGGATTGACCTTTTATGTAAGATGGAGAAAGAGGAAAGATGAAGTTGAGGAGGATTATTTAGATCATGTACCAGGTATGCCCACCAGATTTTCTTACGAGGAGTTGGTGAGTGCAACTGACAACTTCACTAAGAAGCTCGGTGAAGGAGGATTTGGGTCGGTTTTCGAAGGGACATTGAAGGATGGCGAAAGGATCGCTGTGAAATGTCTGGATGGACTTGGCCAAATCAAGAAGTCATTTCTAGCTGAAGTAGAAAGCATTGGCAGCATCCACCATGTTAACTTGGTAAGACTAATTGGGTTTTGCGCGGATAAATCCCACAGGCTTTTAGTCTACGAATACATGTGCAACGTATCCTTGGACAGATGGATCTACACTCCCACATCTCTTGACTGGAATCTTAGGAGAAGAATCATACTCGACATAGCCAAAGGATTAGCTTACCTCCACGAAGATTGCAGGCAAAAGATCATTCACCTAGACATCAAGCCCCAAAACATTCTTCTGGATGAGAACTTCAACGCGAAACTTTCGGATTTCGGCCTTTCCAAGCTCATTGACAGGAACCAAAGCCAAGTCGTGACCACCATGAGAGGCACGCCCGGTTATCTCGCCCCGGAATGGCTCAGTTCAATCATTACTGAGAAAGTAGATGTGTACAGCTTTGGAGTGGTAATCTTAGAAACTTTGTGCGGCAGGAAGAATTTCGATTTCTTTAAGCCAGAGGAGGAAGCACATTTACTATCCCTTTTCACGAAAAAAGCCGAGGAAGAACGATTGCTGGATATAATAGACAAAAGCTGCGAGGGCATGGAATCAAATGGAGCAGAAGTTTTGAAAGTGATGCAACTTGCGGCATGGTGTTTGCAAAGTGATCATGCCAAGAGGCCGGCCATGTCAGTGGTGATCAATGTGTTGGAAGGTGTTCAAAATGTGCAGAAAGATTTGGATTACAACTTCTTTAATCCACAGATCTCTGTTAACAAAATCCAGGTTGTTGCTTCTGATCAAGATACGACTCTATTACTTCCTTCTGTTCTTTCGGGGCCACGATGATTTGATCACATTCACCCACGCCTGCGGTTTAGTGTATTTGAAAAGTTgtaatatgtatgtatgttttaaaaattttgaaaatcaatTTAATAGATTATATTGGATAATATTtatagttttcaaaaatattgttGGTTAGATGATTcccaaattaaaatgatttaacaTTCATATTTTTACttcattataaaaaaaaaatgaagctACGATTGCAAATTTGGTATTAAAAAATGGTTGAATGAATCATAAATCTCCAAGAATAATCTCTGAAACAAAACGGACGAGGAAAACCCGGTTAGAAATGGAGGACTGTTACATGTATTTCCAATTTTCAGCCAATAACATTAATGATTGTCAGGGCAAATTGGTACCATTTGATTTCAATAATTAAAAAggatatatttttcattaaaaaaagttCTTCTATATATAAATAGAGAAGGAAAGTACATGCAAGAATTATCaaattatttaagttaaaatTTTGCAACAAGTTTAATTTTCGTATAATTATACGAAAATCCTGAAGTTCCTGGCTTGGAATttcaatataattaattagcCAGCTAAAAAGTTTTGACCTTTCTTTTAAGTTGTTTGCTATTCTAACAGCATTTACACACCTTTGTACAATTTATATGGTCTGATGGCGGCTTCGTGTAAGTTCATTTTTTGCTTTTATTTCGTGTGGGACGGGTAGAATTCACGCATCTTatgaaaaatacatttcagcCAATTGAGAATGGTAGTTGTTTGGGATTGTTGATTATGAACTGCATGCAATTGTTTCCCTTTTTTCTCTTTATAATTCTGGTGCGGAACGCGGCTGTGCAAATGTAACTTGTATTTCCCAAGCCTGGGAAACTCCCAAATCACTATAAGGACATGAAAACTAGATCCACTGGTGCAAGTTCTTGTTTCAGTTGAATATGTGCAAGTACTTCTTAACATTCCTTTCCTGTTTCAGTTTGGTTGGGGGCTCATATAAGCTCATATTAATTTAGTTTCAGTAATTTCTGGTCATGTTGCGCATATGGCTGCTTAAATGACACCATTTCTGAGCAATGCAGCTATCTGAGAAAAACTGAAGTAGTAGTGAAAAAGTTGGAGGAGAAACTGAAATTGCTTACTAGTTACAGCTCAAGAAACTGATATGAGAACAGAGTTAACAATGAAAGGATTTTGTGAGGGAGAGGTCCCACAGCTGAAGTGAACCTGCGGTTGACTATTGTACAAAAGATCAAAGAGACTAGCTAATTTAAAACGCAAACAAGAAAACAAGAGTTTTTTATGCATATGTTTTCCTAAGGTTTACCGTAGACTAAAGTTAGGGAACTTTATCaggattaaaatttaaaatgctCGAAGTTGACAAGCTCCTGGATCAGATAAACTTTTCTGGAAGTACATTGGTCACAATGCTGCCAGAAAGGGGAAAGGCCTTGCCTGCAAGTACTTTAAATGCGGAAGACAGTTCGAAAGGTTTTAAAGTCAACCTGGGAGTAACTGATGGACATAAATATTGGAATAAGGTCAACAATAAGCttttaactgaaaataataatttcgaTTATGTCATTTGTGTCATAGAATTAAGGATTCTGACATGCGAAAGTTACAAAAGGATATATAACAAAAGCAATAGGGGGTAAGTTTAGATGGTTCTGATTCTGTGAAGTCGAGGGATACATAATTATTTAGTGGTTTGATGCGGCAGGGAAGATTTTTGCTGATAATTGATGATATATGGGAAGCATTTCATCCTGATGAAATTGGAATACCTGTTCCCTCACGTGAAAATGCTtgcaaaattttaataattactaGATCACTGAGAGTACATGCCATGACATCGAGACTGATGCCGAGATTGAAGTTCACATGATTTCTCAAAGAGACGCGTGGGCCTTGTTTCAACAAAAGGTTGGTCAAGAAGTACTGTCATCCCCAAGAATACAAGTTGTTACCCAGGAAGTTGCAAAAGAATAATTGCAACAGGAGAAGAGGATGGTGGAGCAACAGAACAAATCATCCTGATATTCTCCTCCCCATGTCACAGAGAATAAAACTAAGTTGTTTGCCAGAGGAGTAATGATTTGCGACTCGTTTGGAGGTTTTGGCTTGTCCAGGATTGATGACATTACCCTTCCTTGTGGGTACGAGGGAACAGCTGGTCGGCTCTCTAGGAAATAAGAAGGAACCACAGAGCCCGAGACTTGTTATCCATAATCAGTTGCGGCTCTGGAGGAGTTCATCTTTCGGTCCATGCTATTCTAATTAATACCGAGTCTTTTTCTTACTGTTATTTGTCTCCAAGTTTTTGACCAATTCGAATGGTAATACGTAattgtaattatttttttttacaaaattaagGATGTATGACATGAACTTTTCAAGTTTAATTTCTTAATACCTTCTTATGACTAATAAGTCCAAAAAATAATGGGACAATGTCAAGAAATATTATTTCGTAGACAAGTATGCAACGAAATTGTTTGTGTCAGTTAAACATTCTCGTTTTTACGTTAATCTTTTGAGcaagtcttttgtgagacgatctcacgaatttttatatgtgaaaCATGTCGAATTTactgatattcaaaataaaaagtaatactcttagcataaaaaaagtaatagtttttcatggatgatccaaataagagatctgtatcacaaaatattaCCTATGAGACATAcaacctgtgagaccgtctcacacgagtttttgtctaatctttttatttgattaaaaacaCATGTATTGATGATTATGtttaaaaaaatccaaaaataaTGGAAATCAAAttcacaaaataataataataataagtcaAATTCTTAAAAAATGGAAAAGTAGGGTAACTATTTAAGTTAGTCGGTTGCACTTGCACCACCGTGGCTCGTCAGTTACTTTTGTCATTGCATCTGTTGAGTTCGACAAATCTCTGAAAAATGGGTGCCACTGCAGGTGGAAATGGTGGCATATGGGGAATGGGGCCTTTTTACGATGGCATTTACAGAAGGCGTTGCAAGAAGAGGACCTCCGGCAACAGGGAATCGAAGCCCTCTTCGTCAGGAGATTCCTTTGGCGGCGGCGCTTCTTCCTCATACCGTTTCCCAGTCAAGCAAGCCGCAACTTCCGCTTCGCTTGTTTTCACCGGCGACACCATAGCGCAGCTCCGCCATCGATGGGTCACGAACAAAGATACCGTATCCCATTCTCGGGAATTCAAGGTGAGAATAAGATGTTAGTGGGTGTGAATGAATTTGTTCTCTCGTCGGAATGGGAAATGTTTGAATTCTTATTTGTGGTTTCTGAAGATTTGTGCTGATATGTATTGAACTCACCTATAGATGTTTCAATGCTGGACGCTTAACTCTTAAGCATATTGTAGAGTTCTTTTGTTGGTTTATTACATTTGTGTATGCATATATATCGAGCAGTCGATCTGTTTTGAATGCTGTAACACCCCCACAATAAAGTTATTGACGTCAATGAAAAGTTTGGTCAACATATCAGAAGGAATCCATGGACAATTGGGAGGCTAATTTTTGACAACTTTTAAAATAAGTAGCTCTACAGCATTAATATGAAACCGGACTTATATGTATGCATAGACTCTGCATCTACTTAACTAGCTATTCTATTCTTCGCCACCCAGGGATTTTTGCATACATTGGAGGGGGCAGAACAAAATTTACTCTTTATGTTAGGCAATGTCTGGGTTTTGGATTTTATTAAAGGAAACACCGGTGTTGTTAAGGTGCACCTTGAGCGTGAGGCTCAAAAAGGCTGAGCCAGTTTACCTGGAGACACTGTGGGCGTACTGATATCTAAAATGTGGGCCTCGAACAATAAACTACTTCCCTTAGTAGTCCATGCCCCATTTCCACTCTCCAACCAAACCATGCTCCAACAACTCTTTTGACAGCCAGCAATCCTGGAAATTTTCATTTTgtgtttatttgtttttgtAAGCGTGATATTACTTTTTCCTTtcatttattttcatatttttttagtaaatttttaaaTCTAAATGTTTGACCATTCAATAGACTGAAATTTAATAGCTTATTATTTTAATACACTTGTTTGCATATTATTTGGGTTTTATTGGCTTAAATTCAATTTGGAATCTGTATCTAATAGTTTATAACTAATTACTAATCTGTAGCTCTAAGTTTATTGTTTGTGCAGTATGTTTGAATCTGATTCAGAATTGTTTGATATATATCAGTATTTTTCCTTCAATGTGCATCACTTTTAAAAAACGCATGACATGGGCTCCAAGACCCCTCAGCACCTTGGTGCACCATGCACCCTTAATAATAGGCAACACTGCAAAAAAACATCGTCTTTTGATAGTAAAGGAATATATGATGGAGAAaatgtattatatatatttactttCATTCGCTTTTTATAATTTCATATATctgtttaattttaaattagaaCTATCATTTTAATTTACTTGAAAGGAAAAAGGCAatgatataaaaattatttactttTCTTTCGTTTTCACTTTCCTCTGCAAAATATATCCAAACAGCGTGTATCACATACTGGCACTGTTTGAAAATTTTCTTTGACCATTAGTTTCTGAATTATCTTATGTATTGACTGTGATCTTTAACTTGTATTACAATGTTCCATTTTCATCTAACTCAACCTTTTGGTTGCCATAGAATACTATAAGCACGCTATTGGCTGAACATGATTGGATCCGAGCAAGCCGGATGATTTCGTATGGCTTCCTGCTCTATGGACCTGGTTCATTCTTTTGGTATCAGTTCCTTGATTGTCGCTTACCggagaaaaatattcaaaacctGATAACAAAGGTATGTATATCAAAGCGTAAGAAATTTTCAGCACTGCAATGTGAAAAATAGTTTTGAGCTATTTCGTCCAACTCCTTTTATTTGCAGGTTTTATTGAACCAAGTTGTTCTAGGTCCAAGTGTTATAGCTGTTATTTTTGCATGGAGTAAACTATGGGAAGGGAAGCTTGCTGAGCTTCCTAATAAATACGAGAAAGATGCCCTCCCAACCCTGTTCACTGGTAAAAACCGTGTTGTAGGTTCAATTGGGAATGCAATGGAGTCAAGCTCGAACTTGAGTAGCTCTTTATTATATCTCTGTTCGGAATGGAGTAGTGAATTTGGAACTTAGGATAAAACAGTATAGTGAATAAAATGTGCTTCAATCATTTGAGAGTTAATCGTCGAAATACGTTATTTATGAAAAATCAAGGGTAGAGTGGTAATTTGAATAAAACCACATAAAGTGATCATCATAACTAAAGCTCAAGTAAAGTGATGGGTGGTTAAGTTTGAGTAGAAAGTGTTGGAGCTGGCTTCAATCTTAAAACCATGCGTTGATTGACTCAACTAACGTATTGACTCAACTAACGTGTAGCTTTAGTTTCACTGTAATTTTTTGTATaatttaattacaaaattatGTACGAGTACATGAGataatttttttagaatttaCGTTTTTGGATTCATATTatcattaatttatatatatttcaatataGGATTCAGGTTCTGGATCCCCGTGAGCATCTTGAATTTTGGGTA
Encoded here:
- the LOC140836608 gene encoding protein sym-1; the protein is MGATAGGNGGIWGMGPFYDGIYRRRCKKRTSGNRESKPSSSGDSFGGGASSSYRFPVKQAATSASLVFTGDTIAQLRHRWVTNKDTVSHSREFKNTISTLLAEHDWIRASRMISYGFLLYGPGSFFWYQFLDCRLPEKNIQNLITKVLLNQVVLGPSVIAVIFAWSKLWEGKLAELPNKYEKDALPTLFTGFRFWIPVSILNFGIVPLQARVAFMSMASVFWNFCLSTTINK
- the LOC140836606 gene encoding G-type lectin S-receptor-like serine/threonine-protein kinase SD2-5 — its product is MSPHWIVFLTILACCYPACVISQPYDYPTANLSTRWINSVTANHSVNFTDFSTVRAILLRGTFGPRYACGFYCNGNCDTYLFAIFIVQTNSGGGITSPAIGFPQVVWSANRDNPVPINSTLELTAEGDLELRDADGLLVWSTNTAGLSVAGMNMTEIGNLVLFDSKNAVIWQSFDHPTDALVPGQILISGKSLTASVSSTNWTEGGLFNLSMTPQGLIASIESNPPQVYYENLDVGTKQNKEASYVKFQNGSLQLYINSVEPSDPDISVTVPVAKSAQYMKLGPDGHLRVYEWGTGWNEVSDIFTGYLGECNYPMVCGKYGICSNSQCSCPRTSSNSGSFRQVNDRQPDLGCSEVTPLTCDASRTQSFLDLEDVTYFTFITDMENTNMDNCKQACLKNCSCKAAIFQYGSDSSNGNCYLPSQIFSLMNNEKDKTHYNSSVSVKIQVAQTAGSPASETESPVNVEGKKSLLGPILGSTSGGFVLAVAGLTFYVRWRKRKDEVEEDYLDHVPGMPTRFSYEELVSATDNFTKKLGEGGFGSVFEGTLKDGERIAVKCLDGLGQIKKSFLAEVESIGSIHHVNLVRLIGFCADKSHRLLVYEYMCNVSLDRWIYTPTSLDWNLRRRIILDIAKGLAYLHEDCRQKIIHLDIKPQNILLDENFNAKLSDFGLSKLIDRNQSQVVTTMRGTPGYLAPEWLSSIITEKVDVYSFGVVILETLCGRKNFDFFKPEEEAHLLSLFTKKAEEERLLDIIDKSCEGMESNGAEVLKVMQLAAWCLQSDHAKRPAMSVVINVLEGVQNVQKDLDYNFFNPQISVNKIQVVASDQDTTLLLPSVLSGPR